One genomic region from Nostoc sp. UHCC 0926 encodes:
- a CDS encoding transcriptional regulator: protein MQSFVSEKTQSYQQLFDEMMNRFNLEAKKTAEQAKVSEVMLSRFRRGKADLGASKLISLLLAIPVEARVWYLSELFGQRPGISLRSLIAEAPPEEQAEVLRLIADIFVNNSREATDPVQFLKAL from the coding sequence ATGCAAAGTTTTGTATCAGAAAAAACTCAAAGTTATCAGCAGTTATTCGATGAGATGATGAATCGCTTCAATTTGGAAGCGAAGAAAACTGCTGAACAGGCTAAAGTGTCGGAAGTAATGTTATCCCGCTTTCGTCGCGGGAAGGCGGATCTAGGAGCATCAAAACTAATATCGCTACTTTTGGCTATTCCGGTAGAAGCTAGGGTATGGTATTTATCTGAGTTATTTGGTCAGAGACCAGGAATTAGCCTGCGATCGCTGATTGCTGAAGCACCTCCAGAAGAACAAGCTGAAGTTTTACGACTAATTGCTGATATTTTTGTGAATAACAGCCGTGAGGCTACAGATCCAGTGCAGTTCCTTAAAGCTTTATAG
- a CDS encoding GIY-YIG nuclease family protein, translated as MWLKYGVNEEGILICIEDINRGKTSLKCPYCNSSLTAKKGKVKEHHFAHNEETCRPIANREFPTLPLYDNFKVQLSGKDLAQLKLLWQEYGAKNYPISSYLITSGLLKAGVLRKNLYLTPPEYEFSDLGKIPVGALEFARFNDVQEPLLLKKLLKLELAFKHAEYKNAPDLVYRLTDLKLYRAQLQRILSSSLYFLEIETNIGIIYKIGVTTRPVIKRVAEVKIDLLAHYSSVTIRILGTWEQRGNVELYFKHRYQGFNYPIGSLTEYFKFNAEDTEMVLHDLQQMQPKILSQDEIDILEENYNWEQIAV; from the coding sequence ATGTGGCTAAAATATGGTGTAAATGAAGAAGGTATATTGATATGTATTGAAGATATTAATAGGGGGAAGACTTCACTTAAATGTCCTTACTGTAATAGTAGTCTAACTGCTAAAAAAGGCAAGGTGAAAGAGCATCATTTTGCTCATAATGAAGAAACCTGCCGCCCCATAGCTAACCGAGAATTCCCTACTCTCCCACTCTATGACAATTTCAAAGTTCAATTATCTGGCAAGGATTTGGCACAGTTAAAGCTCCTTTGGCAGGAGTACGGAGCCAAAAATTACCCTATTAGTTCCTACTTAATTACTTCTGGTTTACTCAAAGCAGGAGTGTTAAGAAAAAACCTATACTTAACCCCACCTGAATATGAATTTAGTGATTTGGGTAAAATTCCCGTTGGAGCGCTAGAGTTTGCGCGGTTCAATGATGTACAAGAGCCACTATTACTTAAAAAACTGCTGAAACTTGAGCTAGCTTTTAAACACGCCGAATACAAAAACGCTCCAGATTTAGTATACCGACTTACTGATTTGAAGCTGTATCGCGCTCAACTTCAACGTATTCTATCCTCTAGCCTGTATTTTTTAGAGATTGAAACTAATATTGGAATTATCTACAAAATAGGAGTAACCACTAGACCCGTTATCAAGCGAGTAGCAGAAGTAAAAATTGATTTACTTGCTCATTATTCGAGTGTTACTATTAGAATATTAGGAACTTGGGAGCAGAGAGGTAATGTTGAACTGTATTTCAAACACCGCTATCAGGGCTTTAATTATCCCATCGGAAGTTTAACTGAGTATTTTAAGTTTAATGCTGAGGATACCGAAATGGTACTGCACGACCTGCAACAAATGCAACCTAAAATACTATCTCAAGATGAAATAGATATTCTTGAGGAAAATTATAACTGGGAGCAAATTGCTGTATAG
- a CDS encoding RNA polymerase sigma factor, translating to MASIPKIDVAQAIAALYRTEWGRIVAILIRLVGDFDVAEEAAQAAFTAAVNQWESDGIPDRPRAWIIRTARYKAIDRLRRRTKLTEKLEWYAASGLIPSTEEPTYDSDEIGDDRLRLIFTCCHPALATETQVALTLRMLGGLETDEIARAFLIPTATMAQRLVRAKRKIRDAGIPYKVPETTDLAPRIEAVLTVIYLIFNEGYAATKGDAIVRADLCIKAIRLGQLVRQLLAPQPPSEVTALVALMLLHDSRRNARLDEAGDLILLEDQDRSRWNHLQIAEALPLVEEALRGGTGVYALQAAIAALHCQATRAEETDWAQIVRLYEVLERLQPSPIVTLNRAVAIAMADSPQAAFGLIDSLAPELDSYHLFHATRADLFRRVGALEEATQSYTRALELVTNDSERRFLERRLREVQPNIQSG from the coding sequence ATGGCTTCAATCCCAAAAATAGATGTGGCTCAAGCAATTGCTGCCCTTTATCGAACTGAATGGGGGCGCATTGTCGCTATTCTGATTCGGCTGGTCGGAGATTTTGATGTAGCTGAAGAAGCTGCACAGGCAGCATTTACAGCGGCAGTGAATCAGTGGGAAAGCGACGGTATTCCCGATCGTCCCCGTGCCTGGATTATCCGAACTGCCCGGTACAAGGCGATCGATCGCCTCCGACGACGCACGAAACTGACCGAAAAACTGGAGTGGTATGCGGCATCTGGCTTAATTCCATCCACTGAAGAACCAACCTATGACAGTGATGAAATTGGAGATGATCGCCTGCGATTAATCTTTACCTGCTGTCACCCGGCACTGGCAACGGAAACTCAAGTAGCGTTGACCCTCCGAATGTTGGGTGGACTGGAAACCGACGAAATTGCCCGCGCCTTTCTTATACCGACTGCAACAATGGCACAGCGGTTAGTTCGTGCTAAACGCAAAATTCGAGACGCAGGCATTCCTTACAAAGTACCTGAGACGACTGATCTCGCTCCCCGGATAGAGGCAGTCCTGACAGTCATCTATCTCATCTTCAACGAAGGCTATGCCGCAACCAAAGGAGATGCGATCGTGCGGGCTGACCTCTGCATCAAAGCGATTCGCTTGGGGCAACTGGTGCGGCAATTGCTGGCACCGCAACCCCCATCTGAAGTCACAGCACTGGTGGCGCTGATGTTATTGCACGATTCGCGGCGCAATGCGCGTCTAGATGAGGCAGGCGATTTGATTTTGCTAGAAGATCAGGATCGCAGTCGTTGGAACCATCTACAGATTGCTGAGGCGTTACCTCTGGTAGAGGAAGCGCTGCGGGGTGGAACCGGAGTGTATGCCCTGCAAGCGGCGATCGCAGCCCTCCATTGTCAGGCAACCCGCGCCGAAGAAACAGACTGGGCGCAGATCGTGCGGCTCTATGAGGTGTTGGAACGCTTGCAGCCCTCACCCATTGTGACCTTGAACCGAGCAGTGGCGATCGCAATGGCAGACAGTCCTCAAGCCGCATTTGGACTGATTGATAGCCTTGCTCCAGAACTGGACAGTTATCATCTCTTTCATGCCACCCGTGCAGATTTATTCCGGCGTGTTGGAGCATTAGAGGAAGCGACCCAGAGCTATACACGGGCACTAGAATTAGTGACAAATGACAGTGAGCGTCGTTTTCTGGAACGTCGGTTGCGCGAAGTTCAACCTAACATTCAGTCCGGCTAA
- the dnaB gene encoding replicative DNA helicase gives MIDKLPPQNIEAEEAILGGIMLDPEAIDRVSDRLIPEAFYISAHKDIYQTAQRLHCSGKPTDLLTVTAWLTDHDLLVRIGGRNKLATLVDRTVSAVNIDALAELVMDKFARRQLIKAGNEIVHLGYETETELPQILDQSEQKIFQLSNQTLSSDTEHNSTINVAAYKDLNSGNPIYPTGLHELDNLMVGFESGTLTIVAGRPSMGKSQIALFLALQIILLHNLPVVIFSLEMTKKQLEYRLWSLISITNAYKHLELTPLKSDRIRRHRSGNKPLADWEFTSIAKIVGVASELPLYMNDSRGITVSQIASECRQIKAKEGKLGLVVVDYLQMMAEDSGGNRSYELGDVARGLYKMAGDLDVPVLALSQISRGVEGRQNKRPMMSDLSQSGILEMVADNIILAYRDEYYNPDTTDQGILELIMAKARHGETGTATVFFDKSYGIIQNLRSRNI, from the coding sequence GTGATTGATAAACTGCCACCCCAAAACATCGAAGCGGAAGAGGCGATTTTAGGCGGTATCATGCTTGATCCAGAAGCAATCGATAGGGTGAGCGATCGCCTTATTCCCGAAGCCTTTTACATTAGCGCCCATAAAGATATCTATCAAACCGCGCAGCGCCTTCATTGCTCTGGTAAACCCACTGATTTACTCACAGTTACAGCTTGGCTTACTGACCACGATTTGCTAGTCCGTATCGGCGGCAGAAATAAATTAGCAACTCTGGTAGACCGCACAGTGTCAGCTGTCAACATTGACGCTTTAGCCGAGTTGGTAATGGACAAATTCGCGCGTAGACAGTTAATCAAGGCTGGAAATGAAATTGTACATCTGGGTTATGAGACAGAAACTGAGTTACCACAAATCCTTGACCAATCAGAACAGAAAATTTTCCAATTATCTAATCAAACCCTATCTTCAGACACTGAACACAACAGCACGATTAACGTTGCTGCTTACAAGGATTTAAATTCAGGAAACCCCATTTACCCTACAGGACTTCATGAACTCGATAATTTGATGGTGGGATTTGAAAGCGGCACACTCACCATAGTTGCGGGTAGGCCATCAATGGGTAAGTCCCAGATCGCCTTGTTTTTGGCTCTCCAAATTATACTACTCCACAATCTACCTGTGGTCATCTTCTCCTTGGAGATGACAAAGAAACAATTGGAGTACAGGCTGTGGAGTTTAATTAGTATTACCAACGCCTATAAGCATTTAGAGTTAACGCCACTAAAAAGCGATCGCATCCGCAGACATCGCTCAGGTAATAAACCCCTAGCAGACTGGGAATTTACAAGCATTGCCAAAATCGTCGGTGTTGCTTCAGAATTACCGCTGTACATGAATGACTCAAGGGGCATCACCGTTTCACAAATTGCGTCAGAATGCCGTCAAATTAAGGCCAAAGAGGGAAAACTGGGGTTAGTTGTAGTTGATTACCTGCAAATGATGGCAGAGGATTCTGGTGGCAACCGGAGTTATGAACTAGGTGACGTGGCACGGGGACTTTACAAAATGGCTGGAGATTTAGATGTTCCTGTGTTGGCACTTTCTCAAATCTCTAGGGGAGTTGAGGGCAGACAGAATAAGCGCCCAATGATGAGCGACCTTAGCCAGTCAGGAATTTTAGAAATGGTGGCAGACAATATTATTCTCGCTTACCGCGATGAGTACTACAACCCAGACACTACAGACCAAGGAATATTAGAGCTAATCATGGCTAAAGCACGGCACGGTGAAACAGGTACAGCAACGGTATTTTTTGACAAGTCCTATGGAATTATCCAGAATTTGCGCTCCAGAAATATTTGA
- a CDS encoding mobilization protein translates to MAAIHFMDGEKGGVGKSLFARVMVQYCIDNKLSYELVEADKSNPDVGAFYPDNHKTAVFSESERKAYDADEIFNLALTTSVIVNLPAQVYPAVTDWIERNQILELTGKNKVKIYKWFVCSGGYDSVQLFMQSLERFENKIKHIFVRNCGLCDDWKHVDGRKNLQDLIKAHKVAVINFPKFSYRERDILDANQINFSAARDYGELGVLGKQRLHNFLKKASEEIDQAKIWNLPAASITSPTEKVDDANVNSKVATKK, encoded by the coding sequence ATGGCAGCAATTCACTTCATGGATGGTGAAAAAGGTGGAGTTGGCAAGTCTTTGTTTGCACGGGTTATGGTGCAATACTGCATTGACAATAAACTTTCTTATGAGTTGGTAGAAGCAGACAAAAGTAATCCAGATGTGGGCGCATTTTACCCAGACAATCATAAAACAGCAGTTTTTAGCGAATCAGAGCGTAAAGCTTACGATGCTGATGAAATTTTTAATTTAGCGCTAACAACTTCTGTCATTGTCAATTTACCTGCTCAAGTATACCCAGCAGTAACTGATTGGATTGAGCGTAATCAAATTCTAGAACTTACTGGGAAAAATAAGGTCAAAATATATAAGTGGTTTGTTTGTAGTGGTGGATATGACAGCGTTCAATTATTTATGCAATCTCTCGAACGCTTTGAGAACAAAATTAAGCATATCTTTGTACGCAATTGTGGTTTATGCGATGATTGGAAACACGTAGATGGACGTAAGAATTTACAGGATTTAATCAAAGCTCATAAAGTAGCTGTAATCAATTTTCCCAAGTTCAGCTATCGAGAGCGGGATATCCTTGATGCCAATCAGATAAATTTTTCTGCGGCTAGAGATTATGGAGAGTTAGGTGTATTGGGTAAGCAGCGATTACACAATTTTCTCAAAAAAGCTTCTGAGGAAATTGATCAAGCTAAAATTTGGAACCTTCCGGCAGCTTCAATTACTTCCCCAACAGAAAAAGTTGATGATGCTAATGTCAACAGCAAGGTTGCTACCAAGAAGTAG
- a CDS encoding MarR family transcriptional regulator yields MTQPNSKIQGRFYPLQHEEWLKACRELTPAQRDILYYIRTIDPYNQGIDINAAEVARKLSAPERIVHRQTVSRALKELDAKGFIDLELLQVRTKVKPKGLWCHDTPEFLEDTDGVMTHPRCDDAPKVCEDTDGVMTHPRCDDAPSAIATHHAGSPRTTLDHDAPCAIATHHAEAESLVEREFQNPKINKNYLDLIKTLSEDERANFLEFCEEKTKNLSQPVNDIEAWLAHKNKAGRNRWEVYYEKYLASIQVQAKKTETKNARDEFRRELEERQRQAQRAWEESQSQNLAENTGGAT; encoded by the coding sequence GTGACACAACCAAATTCAAAAATTCAGGGACGTTTCTATCCACTTCAGCATGAAGAATGGCTGAAAGCCTGCCGTGAACTGACACCAGCACAGAGGGATATCCTCTACTACATCCGAACCATTGATCCTTATAACCAAGGGATTGACATCAATGCCGCCGAGGTAGCTCGTAAGCTGTCAGCACCAGAGCGGATAGTCCACAGGCAAACTGTAAGCCGCGCTCTCAAGGAATTGGACGCAAAGGGATTCATTGATCTAGAGCTATTGCAAGTCAGAACCAAGGTGAAGCCAAAGGGATTATGGTGCCATGACACACCCGAATTTCTTGAAGACACCGATGGTGTAATGACGCACCCAAGGTGTGATGACGCACCCAAGGTGTGTGAAGACACCGATGGTGTGATGACGCACCCAAGGTGTGATGACGCACCGAGCGCGATCGCCACGCACCATGCTGGATCACCACGCACCACGCTGGATCATGACGCACCATGCGCGATCGCCACGCACCACGCAGAGGCTGAAAGTCTTGTGGAGAGAGAATTTCAAAACCCTAAGATCAATAAGAATTATTTAGACCTTATAAAGACTCTCTCAGAAGACGAGCGAGCGAATTTTCTAGAATTTTGTGAGGAAAAAACCAAAAATCTTAGCCAGCCAGTAAATGACATTGAGGCTTGGTTAGCTCACAAGAACAAAGCCGGAAGGAATCGCTGGGAAGTTTATTACGAAAAATATCTGGCATCAATTCAGGTACAAGCCAAAAAAACTGAAACAAAAAATGCTCGAGACGAATTCCGTCGAGAACTGGAAGAACGGCAGCGACAGGCTCAAAGAGCTTGGGAAGAGTCGCAAAGCCAAAATCTCGCTGAGAATACTGGAGGTGCGACGTGA
- a CDS encoding ATP-binding protein, which produces MKLTDWPALANQNTPIVAVEYHTPDRMQILQQFYHWGKERSLSVFVWNPGYCGLQQLIKHQDQYILQPTDRGKDGDIIQYLLEEYQPGIYLLEGVLNEGDASKISQKCSYQLLNACHQAFWSQQRHYWVLLETYVQLSLELQPFIPLLSNPLPDQQQVQIVVEQFCDAWVGSSHPQLQQFAECDRRAVADRNSWLKTTEKTSALRLLFLACQGLPIGEINMLLQQCLGFTKRLEEIAQLVLEHKVSKLRGRGLEYIAQPDVPSAGGLDLLEKRLETITCLLQPKAKQYGLKFPTGMLLWGPPGTGKSLSAKLAAKKMGLPLLAANWGVLLGDPHPDRALKEFIALVTSLAPCVLYWDDFDKGFAGWDSNADGGVARRLSAALLTWMQEHQEPVYTIATVNRLSMLPAELVRRFDDIFFVDLPHEGARYEVFNLHLAKYFPAFRDNNSPWSDDQWRRLLAEYRICSPAEIGNAVRRCAEEAFYQGRPGEIEFEDLLKQRQEFTPAMERESEQIQAIRNQAIYAKPVASLDVSRFAYQHRELFG; this is translated from the coding sequence ATGAAGTTAACAGACTGGCCTGCTCTAGCTAACCAAAATACTCCAATTGTGGCTGTGGAGTATCATACGCCTGACAGAATGCAAATACTACAGCAGTTTTACCATTGGGGTAAAGAGCGTTCTTTGTCAGTCTTTGTCTGGAATCCTGGTTACTGTGGACTACAGCAATTAATTAAGCATCAAGATCAGTACATTTTACAGCCAACTGACAGGGGTAAAGACGGAGATATTATTCAGTATCTTCTGGAGGAATATCAACCAGGTATTTATTTACTGGAGGGAGTTCTAAATGAGGGTGATGCTAGCAAAATAAGTCAAAAATGTAGCTATCAATTACTCAATGCCTGTCATCAAGCTTTCTGGAGTCAACAACGTCATTACTGGGTGTTATTGGAAACTTACGTTCAACTATCTCTAGAATTACAGCCTTTTATTCCTCTACTGTCAAATCCACTTCCAGACCAACAGCAGGTGCAGATAGTTGTGGAGCAGTTTTGTGATGCCTGGGTTGGAAGTAGTCATCCCCAGCTTCAGCAGTTTGCAGAGTGCGATCGCCGCGCTGTAGCCGATCGCAATTCTTGGTTAAAGACAACAGAAAAAACATCAGCACTGCGATTGCTCTTTCTTGCCTGTCAGGGTTTACCCATAGGCGAGATAAATATGCTACTACAGCAATGTCTGGGTTTTACAAAGCGGCTTGAGGAAATCGCCCAATTAGTGCTAGAGCATAAAGTGAGCAAACTGCGGGGTCGGGGTTTAGAATACATTGCTCAACCGGATGTACCTTCAGCCGGGGGATTAGATTTGCTGGAGAAAAGGTTGGAAACTATTACCTGTCTACTTCAACCTAAAGCAAAGCAATATGGTTTGAAGTTTCCCACTGGGATGCTCTTATGGGGGCCACCGGGTACTGGTAAAAGTCTCTCTGCCAAGTTAGCAGCTAAGAAAATGGGATTGCCACTGTTAGCAGCTAATTGGGGTGTACTACTGGGTGATCCTCATCCCGACAGAGCATTAAAGGAGTTTATTGCTTTGGTGACTTCCCTTGCTCCCTGTGTACTCTACTGGGATGACTTTGATAAAGGCTTTGCTGGCTGGGACTCCAATGCAGATGGAGGTGTGGCACGGCGGCTATCTGCTGCTTTGTTGACTTGGATGCAAGAGCATCAAGAGCCAGTTTATACCATTGCTACTGTCAATCGCTTGTCAATGCTACCTGCGGAATTAGTGCGTCGTTTTGATGATATCTTTTTTGTGGATTTACCCCATGAAGGGGCAAGATATGAAGTTTTCAATCTACATCTAGCTAAGTATTTTCCAGCTTTTCGAGACAATAACTCACCTTGGAGTGATGATCAATGGCGTAGACTGTTGGCTGAATATCGCATTTGCAGTCCAGCAGAAATTGGTAATGCAGTCCGTCGTTGTGCTGAGGAGGCTTTTTATCAAGGTAGACCAGGGGAAATTGAGTTTGAGGATTTGCTGAAACAGCGACAAGAATTTACACCAGCTATGGAGCGAGAGTCAGAACAGATACAGGCAATTCGCAATCAGGCTATTTATGCTAAACCTGTAGCTAGTCTGGATGTTTCTCGATTTGCTTATCAGCATCGGGAGTTATTTGGGTGA
- a CDS encoding primosomal protein has translation MAIAKARTNNNRNAANAKTSAKTNGTSATTKSKVANASPQEEALALLKELRNLIFKEYGVKLQLRDSRVSTKIGHAAREKLGLDIAAQVKKKGGNKKFDWQKWNTKLFTKLFGQPDALKYAPEVVAIFMSMLYDTISTDPEQAIVDLVEFNRASLERRNSFQEQEEEELDDLDDELDEDLDEDEEDIEDELDEDLDEDDELDEEDEDE, from the coding sequence ATGGCTATCGCTAAAGCTAGAACCAATAACAATCGCAACGCAGCTAATGCTAAAACATCTGCCAAAACCAACGGCACATCCGCTACAACTAAATCAAAGGTAGCGAATGCTTCACCACAAGAAGAGGCATTAGCATTGTTGAAGGAATTGCGGAACCTAATCTTCAAAGAATATGGCGTTAAATTACAACTACGGGATTCGCGTGTTTCAACTAAAATCGGTCATGCAGCCCGTGAAAAACTCGGACTTGACATTGCAGCCCAAGTCAAAAAGAAAGGTGGTAACAAAAAGTTTGATTGGCAAAAATGGAATACCAAATTATTTACTAAATTATTTGGACAACCAGATGCACTCAAATATGCACCAGAAGTAGTGGCAATTTTCATGAGTATGCTGTATGACACTATCAGCACTGACCCAGAGCAAGCAATAGTAGATTTAGTTGAATTCAACCGCGCATCTCTGGAACGTCGTAATTCTTTCCAAGAACAAGAAGAGGAAGAACTTGACGATTTAGATGATGAACTAGACGAAGACCTGGATGAAGATGAGGAGGATATTGAAGATGAACTCGACGAAGATTTAGATGAAGATGACGAATTAGATGAAGAAGATGAAGACGAGTAA
- a CDS encoding DUF6753 family protein: MSNSHTEELDLDDEFLDSVAARGKGLSQIPYPTLLDLAIRGKDDSFKARVWEIVVQTGLDPDDPAFLMMIATGRLQVLLEDNPKEMEAMFDLWQTQLYDHLQTYEKAAVKGQQKAIAQAVTGLIRRTEFERAIHSVPSLIAAGILLLIAAGVGGLVSVGGMSWYQSTHLDPAGLRQLTQAQANALEWATSNEGKFAHNLMQWNQDLLSRDQNGQLTCAKDVKRLGVTLEIGASNRKASSGFCTLWTSPSNQRQFVSKPRLP; the protein is encoded by the coding sequence ATGAGTAATTCTCACACTGAAGAACTCGATTTAGACGATGAGTTTTTGGATTCAGTAGCCGCTAGAGGCAAAGGACTGAGCCAAATTCCTTACCCAACTTTACTAGATTTAGCCATTCGAGGTAAAGATGATTCATTTAAAGCTAGGGTCTGGGAAATTGTAGTCCAAACCGGACTAGACCCTGATGACCCAGCATTTCTGATGATGATTGCTACTGGCAGGCTACAAGTGCTGTTGGAAGACAATCCCAAAGAAATGGAAGCAATGTTTGACCTGTGGCAAACGCAGCTTTATGACCATCTCCAGACATATGAAAAGGCAGCAGTAAAAGGTCAGCAAAAAGCGATCGCTCAGGCTGTGACGGGATTAATTAGGCGTACTGAATTTGAGCGTGCTATTCATTCAGTTCCCTCTCTAATTGCTGCGGGAATACTGCTATTAATTGCAGCTGGAGTGGGTGGACTGGTAAGTGTAGGTGGAATGTCCTGGTATCAATCCACTCATCTAGATCCTGCTGGGCTACGCCAACTCACACAAGCCCAAGCCAATGCTTTGGAATGGGCAACCAGTAATGAAGGTAAGTTTGCTCACAACCTAATGCAATGGAATCAAGATTTGCTCAGTCGTGACCAAAACGGTCAACTTACTTGTGCTAAGGATGTCAAGCGTTTGGGGGTAACACTGGAAATTGGAGCAAGTAACAGAAAAGCCTCATCCGGGTTCTGCACGTTATGGACATCACCTAGCAATCAGCGCCAGTTTGTATCTAAACCGCGTCTACCTTGA
- a CDS encoding YciI family protein yields MKYLLLIYMDENAMSDTEREHCYGESAQLAQDLHTQGQFLATAPLHPVATATSVQVRDGKSLVTDGPFAETREQLGGFFLVNAQDLDEAIAIATRIPGAKVGTVEIRPVIEVAGLPAQP; encoded by the coding sequence ATGAAATATTTGCTGCTGATTTATATGGACGAAAACGCCATGAGCGACACCGAGCGGGAGCATTGCTATGGGGAATCAGCCCAACTCGCCCAGGACTTGCATACTCAAGGACAATTTCTGGCGACGGCTCCACTCCATCCTGTTGCAACCGCAACCAGTGTCCAAGTCCGTGATGGCAAATCACTCGTGACCGATGGACCATTTGCCGAAACCCGCGAACAATTGGGTGGATTCTTCCTCGTTAATGCTCAGGATTTGGATGAAGCCATTGCGATCGCCACCCGTATCCCAGGTGCAAAAGTCGGCACCGTCGAAATCCGTCCTGTCATCGAAGTTGCGGGACTACCAGCACAGCCCTGA
- a CDS encoding ParM/StbA family protein, protein MSNIHTLQKIFPAGFDNGYGSLKLLVDGFEVVRVPSYITNAEMEDVPGRVIFNGTAYTVGESAFRTGYHFDRNTDNNENKVNNALLTLFGALAHLPYRKAWHLKLVVSLHDVGLADELQKVLSGEYQPILAGKQSEVKVEVLKVVLEGMGALFGHQLPKKLTILDFGNGTTLYSRYNQGKREVHTAYPIGVEVLIDDISQKMKHLNGGKIGDASKIRFCLEMGHTKYSRDIDIKDIYSACLKDWYEKYLKKVVNLTLDAKHQGDEIWAIGGGCLLPGFKKLLEKNGFKILDNPVEANVFGLLEMAKTIMSKNPTTTSGKL, encoded by the coding sequence ATGTCGAACATTCACACCTTGCAAAAAATTTTTCCTGCTGGCTTTGATAACGGTTATGGAAGCCTAAAACTTTTAGTCGATGGCTTTGAAGTAGTTCGTGTCCCCAGCTATATAACCAATGCTGAGATGGAAGATGTACCCGGACGAGTAATTTTTAATGGTACTGCTTACACTGTTGGAGAATCAGCCTTCCGCACAGGTTATCATTTTGACCGGAATACAGACAACAATGAAAATAAAGTCAATAATGCGTTGTTGACATTATTCGGTGCGTTGGCACATCTTCCATACCGTAAGGCTTGGCATTTAAAATTAGTCGTCAGCTTACATGATGTTGGTCTGGCTGACGAATTACAAAAAGTACTAAGTGGAGAATATCAGCCAATACTTGCTGGCAAACAATCAGAGGTGAAAGTAGAAGTGCTGAAAGTTGTGCTAGAGGGGATGGGTGCATTATTTGGGCATCAACTACCCAAAAAATTAACTATTTTAGACTTTGGCAATGGTACGACTCTGTATTCTCGTTACAACCAGGGGAAACGAGAAGTTCACACTGCCTATCCCATCGGTGTAGAAGTTCTCATTGATGATATTTCCCAAAAAATGAAACATTTGAATGGCGGAAAAATTGGGGATGCTTCCAAAATCCGATTTTGTCTGGAAATGGGACATACCAAGTACAGCCGTGACATCGATATTAAAGATATATACAGTGCTTGTTTGAAAGATTGGTATGAAAAATACTTGAAGAAAGTGGTGAATCTGACACTTGATGCCAAGCACCAAGGGGATGAAATCTGGGCGATAGGTGGAGGGTGTCTGTTACCAGGATTTAAGAAGCTTTTAGAAAAGAACGGTTTCAAAATTTTGGACAATCCAGTGGAAGCTAATGTTTTTGGGCTTCTAGAAATGGCAAAAACCATTATGAGCAAGAATCCAACAACCACATCTGGGAAGCTATAA
- a CDS encoding ParA family protein, translating into MLILTCASLSGGQGKTTVAILLGRMLAQTGQRVLMIDADPQANLTFYLGHEVQQNQPTLLEVLKKQINTEDGIYEIGENLWLIPADDGLDNAQEFLSGSGMGAIVLSKRLKEVSDLFQYCIVDAPPQRSQICLTSLGAADHIIIPVEASSKGVNSLIRTLSLVEELQEIDAFSGIVLGILPFRDKWVGNNQVAQSKASISAMRTIAEEIVVLPSILESEQFKKAIDKGVSLSSLGFEQLETPFQQIIERLQKNV; encoded by the coding sequence ATGTTAATTCTTACTTGTGCATCCTTGTCCGGTGGCCAGGGAAAAACAACTGTTGCAATCTTGTTGGGTAGAATGCTTGCTCAAACAGGACAGCGTGTACTGATGATTGATGCCGATCCCCAAGCGAACCTAACTTTTTACCTGGGACACGAAGTTCAGCAGAATCAACCCACGCTTCTAGAAGTTCTCAAAAAACAGATAAATACTGAAGACGGTATTTACGAAATCGGAGAAAACCTATGGTTAATTCCTGCTGATGATGGATTAGATAATGCTCAAGAATTTTTGTCTGGGAGCGGTATGGGAGCTATTGTTCTAAGCAAACGCTTAAAAGAGGTATCAGATTTATTCCAATACTGCATTGTCGATGCGCCACCTCAGCGATCGCAAATCTGCCTTACATCGTTGGGGGCAGCTGACCATATCATCATTCCTGTAGAAGCATCATCCAAAGGTGTAAATTCTCTCATCCGAACTCTGAGTTTAGTTGAGGAGCTTCAAGAAATTGATGCTTTTTCAGGGATAGTGCTTGGCATCTTGCCATTCAGAGATAAATGGGTAGGTAATAACCAAGTCGCACAAAGTAAGGCGAGTATCAGTGCAATGCGAACAATTGCCGAAGAAATAGTCGTTTTACCTTCAATTTTAGAATCTGAACAATTTAAAAAGGCGATAGATAAAGGTGTAAGTTTGTCCTCTCTAGGCTTTGAACAACTCGAAACTCCCTTCCAACAAATTATCGAGAGGTTACAAAAGAATGTCTGA